From the genome of Hymenobacter cellulosilyticus, one region includes:
- a CDS encoding DinB family protein: MTTPQLLEALTAAHEDFAGTVEALGAPDFLLKPPGKWNAGQHLDHIIRGVSRVGGALMLPGMVQGLLFGRTDAPAGSYEELVSRYQQVLAGGFKATEGFVPDEVGADQQRELPEKLRAEVARLVRRAAGYSEQQLDTLLLPHPALGKLTLRQMLYFTLYHVRHHQRLVLEGLGRAAS; the protein is encoded by the coding sequence ATGACTACGCCGCAGCTACTAGAGGCGCTTACCGCTGCCCACGAGGATTTTGCCGGGACCGTGGAAGCCCTTGGAGCCCCCGACTTTTTGCTGAAGCCTCCGGGGAAATGGAATGCCGGCCAGCACCTGGACCACATTATCCGGGGGGTGAGCCGGGTGGGCGGGGCGCTGATGCTGCCGGGCATGGTGCAGGGCTTGCTATTTGGCCGGACCGATGCGCCGGCCGGGTCTTACGAGGAGCTCGTGTCGCGCTATCAGCAGGTGCTGGCGGGAGGATTCAAGGCCACGGAGGGATTTGTGCCGGACGAAGTGGGAGCAGACCAGCAGCGGGAGCTGCCCGAGAAGCTGCGGGCCGAGGTGGCACGGCTGGTAAGGCGGGCGGCGGGCTATTCGGAACAGCAGCTGGATACCTTGCTGCTGCCTCATCCGGCGCTGGGCAAACTGACGCTGCGCCAGATGCTCTACTTCACGCTGTACCACGTGCGGCACCACCAGCGCCTGGTACTGGAAGGGCTGGGAAGGGCCGCCTCCTGA
- a CDS encoding NAD(P)-dependent oxidoreductase — MQHTVAAMWELGVRRIVTLSSIGAGDSRPYAPWYMRLMIRLTNFRHVFADHAAQEELLRLSGLEWVIARPVALNDKEQLGELVVRYQQTPAPFGISRRQLARFMVDSLRGDAYVHKAPLLAEK, encoded by the coding sequence ATGCAACACACGGTGGCGGCCATGTGGGAGCTGGGGGTGAGGCGCATCGTTACGCTGTCCTCGATTGGAGCCGGCGACTCCCGGCCGTACGCGCCCTGGTACATGCGGCTGATGATTCGGCTGACCAACTTCCGGCACGTCTTTGCCGACCACGCGGCCCAGGAAGAGCTGTTGCGGCTCTCGGGCCTGGAGTGGGTTATTGCCCGCCCCGTGGCCCTGAATGATAAGGAGCAGCTGGGGGAGCTGGTGGTGCGCTACCAGCAGACGCCCGCCCCGTTCGGGATTAGTCGGCGGCAACTCGCGCGGTTTATGGTCGATAGTCTGCGGGGCGACGCGTACGTGCACAAGGCCCCGCTGCTGGCGGAGAAGTAG
- a CDS encoding Ig-like domain-containing protein, with product MTYSNSGPGDAFDVTQKVALPAGSSMTAAQRAALPGTATYDQAANVIDFGTTVLADNSSKTYTFSFTVPTTQGSSFLTSTVGTSSNQGANKNADQTRLNVTITAGNFFVANDDSNEVPANGNKTGNIILNDPNPANLPNSSFSVQLVTGPTHGSLTLNPDGSYSYTPTANYLGPDNFTYQVNVPSTTPPNSNVATVSLNVYDASLVCLSGTGTNLLKNPSFTDGNTGFTSAYGYAGTGATSLQPEGKYMVGTEAGNYHNNFSGHGRTGAGDNFMMVNGSADLSVVYSQTVAVQPNRYYTFSAYASSVNTGNPAQLGFVINGKSTSSVTTLTTEANVFTRISDLWFSGSNTSAVIEIRDVNKVASGNDFGLDDIYIGTCTVSLTVNDVRNAKMNNKAAAASIAPMSATVTSGPPVGSFTIQTLPAPASGILYLNGDAVLPGQVIPLDQADKLTFDPADGYVGNATFTYSGTDTSGSGSNNTATFTIPVDSTPLPVELTAFDVRRLGNLDAQLTWRTAQELHNDRFEIQRSVDKEGFTLVASVAGQGTKTNATNYTFTDRNAANLGRTVYYRLRQVDKDGTTSYSPVRTVTFEGSQTLSVYPNPTTGSSTLDLRVLPASSYQVTLIDATGRQVLSTALLGGRQHPLLLEGLSRGTYLLVVRGNGVKLSQHLVRE from the coding sequence GTGACGTACAGCAACAGTGGCCCCGGTGATGCGTTCGATGTGACCCAGAAAGTGGCTCTGCCCGCCGGCTCCAGCATGACGGCGGCCCAGCGCGCTGCCCTGCCCGGCACGGCTACCTATGACCAGGCTGCGAACGTCATCGATTTCGGCACTACGGTGCTGGCTGACAACAGCTCGAAAACCTACACGTTCAGCTTTACGGTGCCCACCACCCAGGGCTCCAGCTTTCTGACCAGCACCGTTGGAACCAGTTCTAACCAGGGTGCCAACAAGAACGCCGACCAGACCCGCCTGAACGTGACCATCACGGCCGGCAACTTCTTTGTGGCTAATGACGACAGCAATGAGGTACCGGCTAACGGCAACAAGACGGGCAACATTATCCTGAACGACCCGAACCCGGCCAACCTGCCCAACAGCAGCTTCAGCGTGCAGTTGGTCACCGGCCCGACCCACGGCTCCCTGACGCTGAACCCCGACGGCAGCTACAGCTACACTCCCACCGCCAACTACCTGGGCCCCGACAACTTTACCTACCAGGTCAATGTGCCCTCCACCACGCCGCCCAACTCGAACGTGGCGACGGTGAGCCTGAACGTGTACGACGCCAGCCTGGTGTGCCTCAGCGGCACGGGTACCAACCTGCTGAAGAACCCGAGCTTTACGGACGGCAACACCGGCTTTACTTCCGCCTACGGCTATGCCGGTACGGGCGCCACCAGCCTGCAACCCGAGGGTAAGTATATGGTTGGAACTGAAGCAGGCAACTATCATAACAACTTCTCGGGCCACGGCCGCACGGGCGCCGGCGACAATTTCATGATGGTGAACGGCTCGGCCGACCTGAGCGTCGTGTATTCCCAGACCGTGGCGGTGCAGCCCAACCGGTATTACACCTTCTCGGCTTACGCCTCGAGCGTGAATACCGGCAACCCGGCCCAGCTCGGCTTTGTGATTAACGGCAAGTCGACCTCGTCGGTAACCACGCTGACGACCGAGGCGAATGTCTTCACCCGGATTTCCGACCTCTGGTTTTCGGGCAGCAACACCTCGGCCGTGATTGAAATCCGGGATGTAAACAAAGTAGCCAGCGGCAACGACTTCGGCCTCGACGACATCTATATCGGCACCTGCACCGTGTCGCTGACGGTAAACGACGTGCGCAATGCCAAGATGAACAACAAGGCTGCCGCCGCTAGCATTGCCCCCATGAGTGCCACCGTAACGAGTGGTCCGCCCGTAGGCAGCTTCACTATTCAAACCCTGCCCGCTCCCGCCAGCGGCATTTTGTACCTCAACGGCGACGCCGTGCTGCCGGGCCAGGTTATTCCGCTGGACCAGGCCGATAAGCTGACCTTCGACCCCGCCGACGGCTACGTGGGCAACGCCACCTTCACCTACAGCGGCACCGATACCAGCGGCTCGGGCAGCAACAACACGGCTACCTTCACTATTCCCGTAGACAGTACCCCGCTGCCGGTAGAGCTCACCGCCTTTGACGTCCGTCGCCTGGGCAACCTCGACGCTCAGCTCACCTGGCGCACGGCCCAGGAGCTGCACAACGACCGTTTCGAGATTCAGCGCAGCGTCGACAAGGAAGGCTTCACGCTGGTGGCTTCCGTAGCTGGCCAGGGCACCAAGACCAACGCCACGAACTACACCTTCACCGACCGGAATGCGGCCAACCTGGGCCGGACCGTGTACTACCGCCTGCGCCAGGTTGACAAAGACGGCACCACCTCGTATTCGCCCGTGCGCACGGTAACCTTTGAAGGTTCGCAAACGCTGAGCGTGTACCCCAACCCCACCACCGGTTCGTCCACGCTTGATTTGCGCGTGCTGCCCGCCAGCAGCTACCAGGTCACGCTCATCGACGCCACGGGCCGCCAGGTGCTGAGCACTGCTCTGCTGGGTGGGCGGCAGCACCCGCTGCTGCTCGAAGGGTTGTCGCGCGGCACTTACTTGCTGGTGGTGCGTGGCAACGGCGTCAAGCTTAGCCAGCACCTGGTGCGGGAATAG
- a CDS encoding DUF808 domain-containing protein — MASGFFALLDDISALVKVSAASLDDVPAQVAKTTGKVSGIVIDDTAVTPKYVVGLDPSRELSIIYRIAKKSLVNKILILSPAALLLGYFAPWAITPILMLGGSYLCFEGYEKVHSMFSTHHDVDVESEQVQTITPEELEEERVASAVRTDIILSAEIMAIAYSQVTGQPIINQIAVMLAVAVFITVAVYGFVGLIVKADDIGVHLAQDKYGPATRKFGRGMVKFMPHFLSILSYVGTAAMLWVGAEIILHGIPYTAHLLHELELSLANIPALGWLAKVLVCAVAGLLIGFVVEKLVLLVKKVLGKDKQAAH; from the coding sequence ATGGCTTCAGGTTTTTTTGCGCTCTTAGATGACATTTCCGCTCTGGTCAAAGTAAGCGCGGCCAGCCTGGACGACGTGCCGGCCCAGGTCGCCAAAACCACTGGCAAAGTCTCCGGCATTGTCATCGACGACACGGCCGTGACGCCCAAGTACGTCGTCGGCCTGGACCCCTCCCGGGAGCTGTCCATCATCTACCGGATAGCCAAAAAATCCCTGGTCAACAAAATCCTGATTCTGAGCCCGGCGGCCCTGCTGCTGGGCTACTTTGCCCCCTGGGCCATTACCCCCATCCTCATGCTGGGCGGGTCCTACCTCTGCTTCGAGGGCTACGAAAAGGTCCACTCCATGTTCAGCACCCACCACGACGTGGACGTGGAAAGTGAGCAGGTCCAAACCATTACCCCCGAGGAGCTCGAAGAAGAGCGGGTAGCCAGCGCCGTCCGCACCGATATCATCCTGTCGGCCGAAATCATGGCCATTGCCTACAGCCAGGTTACCGGCCAGCCCATCATCAACCAGATTGCCGTTATGCTGGCCGTAGCTGTCTTTATCACTGTGGCCGTGTATGGCTTCGTGGGCCTCATTGTGAAAGCCGACGATATCGGCGTGCACCTGGCCCAGGACAAATACGGGCCTGCCACGCGCAAATTCGGCCGCGGCATGGTCAAGTTCATGCCCCACTTCCTGAGCATCCTCAGCTACGTCGGCACCGCCGCCATGCTTTGGGTAGGCGCCGAAATCATCCTTCACGGCATTCCCTACACCGCCCACCTGCTCCACGAGCTCGAACTTTCCCTAGCCAACATCCCCGCCCTGGGCTGGCTGGCCAAGGTGCTGGTCTGCGCCGTAGCCGGCCTGCTCATCGGCTTCGTGGTCGAAAAGCTGGTGTTGCTGGTCAAGAAAGTGCTCGGCAAGGATAAACAAGCGGCCCACTAG
- a CDS encoding 1-phosphofructokinase family hexose kinase yields the protein MSTIVTLTLNPTVDKSTTADQIIPDQKIRCAAPKFEPGGGGINVSRALKRLGTDSLAVFPVGGPSGTLLRELLTQEQIRQAPVEMHSRTRENFIVVDAASGQQYRFGMPGTALTAEEQHQILQTLKHIDQLPEFLVISGSLPRAWSQNLW from the coding sequence ATGAGCACCATCGTCACGCTGACCCTGAACCCGACCGTCGACAAAAGCACGACGGCCGACCAGATTATTCCCGACCAGAAAATACGCTGTGCGGCTCCCAAGTTTGAGCCCGGCGGCGGGGGCATCAACGTGTCGCGGGCGTTGAAGCGGCTCGGTACGGATTCTCTGGCGGTTTTCCCCGTGGGCGGCCCCAGCGGTACGTTGCTGCGCGAGCTGCTTACTCAGGAGCAGATCCGGCAGGCCCCAGTGGAGATGCACAGCCGCACCCGGGAAAATTTCATTGTGGTAGACGCGGCCAGCGGGCAGCAGTACCGCTTCGGCATGCCCGGTACGGCCCTTACGGCCGAGGAGCAGCACCAGATTCTGCAGACGCTGAAGCACATCGACCAGCTTCCTGAATTCCTGGTTATCAGCGGCAGCCTGCCCCGGGCGTGGAGCCAGAATTTGTGGTAA
- a CDS encoding carboxymuconolactone decarboxylase family protein yields the protein MRFNLQQLEPEAWKGMYNLEKYLAATGLSASHKHLLKMRASQLNGCAYCINMHSKEARKDGETEQRLYLLSAWRETSLFTPEEKALLALCEEVTLISQSGVSDATYQQAVTIFGEQYVAQALMAIVLINGWNRIAVTTELAVEA from the coding sequence ATGCGATTCAACCTGCAACAACTCGAGCCCGAAGCCTGGAAAGGCATGTATAATCTGGAAAAGTACCTGGCCGCCACCGGACTCAGCGCTTCCCACAAGCACCTACTAAAAATGCGTGCTTCCCAGCTTAATGGCTGCGCGTACTGCATCAATATGCACAGCAAAGAAGCCCGTAAAGACGGTGAAACCGAGCAGCGGCTATACCTGCTCTCGGCCTGGCGCGAAACAAGCTTGTTTACACCCGAGGAAAAAGCCCTGCTGGCCCTCTGCGAAGAAGTTACGCTGATTAGCCAGAGCGGGGTTTCGGATGCTACCTACCAGCAGGCCGTGACCATTTTCGGCGAGCAGTACGTAGCTCAGGCACTGATGGCAATTGTTCTGATCAATGGCTGGAACCGCATTGCCGTGACGACGGAGCTAGCCGTGGAGGCGTAG
- a CDS encoding Crp/Fnr family transcriptional regulator → MYAPLLAHIARYVTLTDAEAALLCSYLRVQTVERKELLLRERQVCGANYFVLRGCLRTYLVSEKGTEQTILFGIENWWLTDYASLDLQRPSEFNIQAVEATQVVVFSQEVQEEVFRQLPQLERYFRLVLQRAAAAALFRIKFLYSMSGEERYRHFSQAWPGFVQRVPQYMLASFLGFTPEFLSKIRARVEHS, encoded by the coding sequence ATGTACGCGCCCCTGCTTGCCCATATTGCCCGCTACGTGACTTTGACCGACGCCGAAGCAGCCCTGCTCTGCTCGTATCTGCGGGTGCAAACCGTGGAGCGCAAGGAACTGCTGCTGCGGGAGCGGCAGGTGTGCGGGGCCAATTACTTTGTGCTGCGGGGCTGCCTGCGCACCTATCTGGTCAGTGAGAAAGGCACCGAGCAAACCATTCTGTTCGGCATCGAGAACTGGTGGCTGACCGACTACGCCAGCCTGGACCTGCAGCGGCCCTCGGAGTTCAACATTCAGGCCGTGGAAGCCACGCAGGTGGTCGTGTTTTCCCAGGAAGTGCAGGAGGAAGTGTTTCGGCAGCTGCCGCAGCTGGAGCGGTATTTCCGGCTGGTGCTGCAGCGGGCCGCCGCCGCGGCACTGTTCCGGATCAAGTTCCTGTATAGCATGTCGGGGGAGGAGCGCTACCGCCACTTCAGCCAGGCCTGGCCGGGGTTTGTGCAGCGGGTGCCGCAGTACATGCTGGCCTCGTTTCTGGGCTTTACGCCGGAGTTTCTGAGCAAGATCCGGGCGCGGGTGGAGCATTCGTAG
- a CDS encoding glycerophosphodiester phosphodiesterase has product MKKALLLLTVFGWAGLTACQDTDSDESTAPAYRTLDGKAPLIIAHRGASGLRPEHTLEAYQLAIDQGADYIESDVVLTKDQVLVCRHEPMLSGTTNVAELPQFAGRKTTKMVDGVAYEDWFASDFTLAEIKMLRAKQAMADRSQQYNGQFLIPTFQEVIDLAKAQSTAKGRVIGVYPETKHPTFHEQLGLPLTDKLLAALTAAGWNSKEAPVYVQSFEVGNLRVLHQKSPLKLVQLLDADDVDATGNLVMKAPYAQPYDFVVAGDARTFLDLTSDAGLDFVKTYAVGIGPWKPYVQPYTPDKKLPATSLIERAHQRGLFVHAYTFRDESRYLLKEYNNDPKAEYQNFYALGLDGVFTDYTATAVAAKQP; this is encoded by the coding sequence ATGAAAAAAGCTCTGCTATTGCTAACCGTTTTCGGTTGGGCTGGCCTGACGGCCTGCCAGGACACTGATTCCGACGAGTCGACGGCCCCCGCCTACCGCACCCTCGACGGCAAAGCCCCGCTCATTATTGCCCACCGTGGGGCTTCCGGGCTGCGGCCCGAGCACACGCTGGAAGCCTACCAGCTGGCCATTGACCAGGGCGCCGACTATATCGAGTCGGATGTGGTGCTGACTAAGGACCAGGTGCTGGTGTGCCGGCACGAGCCTATGCTGTCGGGCACGACCAACGTGGCCGAGCTGCCCCAGTTTGCGGGTCGCAAAACCACGAAAATGGTGGATGGCGTGGCCTACGAGGATTGGTTTGCCAGCGACTTTACGTTGGCCGAAATCAAGATGCTGCGGGCCAAGCAGGCCATGGCCGACCGGAGCCAGCAGTACAACGGGCAGTTTCTGATTCCAACATTTCAGGAAGTAATCGACTTGGCCAAAGCCCAAAGCACGGCCAAAGGGCGGGTTATTGGGGTGTATCCGGAAACCAAGCACCCCACGTTTCACGAGCAGCTAGGTTTGCCCCTGACCGACAAGCTGCTGGCCGCCCTGACGGCGGCGGGCTGGAACAGCAAGGAGGCCCCGGTGTACGTGCAGTCGTTCGAGGTCGGCAACCTGCGTGTCCTGCACCAGAAGTCGCCGCTGAAACTGGTGCAGCTCCTGGATGCCGACGACGTGGACGCCACCGGCAACCTGGTGATGAAGGCGCCCTACGCCCAGCCCTACGACTTCGTGGTAGCCGGCGACGCGCGCACCTTCCTGGACCTGACTTCCGACGCGGGCCTGGACTTCGTGAAAACCTACGCCGTAGGCATCGGACCCTGGAAGCCCTACGTGCAGCCCTACACCCCCGACAAAAAGCTGCCGGCTACCTCCCTCATCGAGCGGGCCCACCAGCGCGGCCTTTTTGTGCATGCGTACACGTTTCGGGATGAGAGCCGCTACCTGCTCAAGGAGTACAACAACGACCCCAAGGCCGAGTACCAGAACTTCTACGCCCTGGGTCTGGATGGTGTCTTTACCGACTACACGGCTACGGCCGTAGCTGCCAAGCAGCCGTAG
- a CDS encoding 1-phosphofructokinase family hexose kinase — translation MEPEFVVKVVRAAKERGVKVVVDTSGPALHRVLEEGVYLAKPNVGELSKMAGVDELDNEAVAEAAHRLVRESKCEIVVVSLGPQGACVVTKDLVDHVPAPAVKRRSTVGAGDSMVAGLVYGLSTGLSVREVVRLGVACGSAATMNPGTELFRRDDVDKLYRWLLQTMPAAAA, via the coding sequence GTGGAGCCAGAATTTGTGGTAAAAGTGGTGCGCGCGGCCAAAGAGCGGGGCGTGAAAGTAGTAGTCGACACCTCGGGGCCGGCCTTGCACCGGGTGCTGGAAGAAGGCGTGTACCTGGCCAAGCCCAACGTGGGAGAGCTCAGCAAAATGGCCGGCGTGGATGAGCTCGACAACGAAGCCGTGGCCGAAGCTGCCCACCGGCTGGTGCGCGAGAGCAAGTGCGAAATCGTGGTGGTGTCGTTGGGGCCGCAAGGGGCCTGCGTAGTTACCAAAGACCTGGTAGACCACGTGCCGGCCCCGGCCGTGAAGCGCCGCAGCACCGTGGGCGCCGGCGACAGTATGGTGGCTGGCCTGGTCTACGGCTTGAGCACGGGCCTTTCGGTGCGCGAAGTGGTCCGCCTGGGCGTGGCCTGCGGCTCGGCGGCTACGATGAACCCCGGCACCGAGCTGTTCCGGCGCGACGACGTGGACAAGCTCTACCGGTGGCTGCTGCAAACCATGCCCGCGGCGGCGGCGTAA
- a CDS encoding S41 family peptidase yields MKLLRTSLLAPLLLTFGLCLITSSGGSAPSLVAPEKDFETFWRTYKDHYAFFGLHQLDWDQVYAKFRPVVTARTTPAELEATLIEMVKPLEDGHITIARGDKFIYKGTSRRHSYKQEFKEVQQDYWQTAYQNLQAAGFEPVRGSGPTVGKYQTLYVAKSSQNLGYLRLTRCFAELSGVMGTTRQEKQDQQRLLGLFDAALRELSGCRVLILDLRGNGGGHSGKEMASRFALSRRLTHFTAERQPGGYEQFTPLQPYYLAPNPALTYQKPLLILTNDGTASSAEELALALYQQPNVTTIGDATAGMFSDMYQARLSGKISFTLSHQRYFTPDTTLLEGRGVPVKELVPYSRPDLAQHHDPVIARALALTR; encoded by the coding sequence ATGAAGCTGCTGCGTACTTCGTTGCTTGCCCCGCTCCTGTTGACCTTTGGGCTGTGCCTTATAACGAGTAGCGGCGGGTCGGCCCCCAGCTTGGTCGCACCGGAGAAAGACTTCGAAACTTTCTGGCGCACCTATAAAGACCACTACGCCTTTTTCGGTCTTCACCAGCTCGACTGGGACCAGGTGTACGCCAAATTCCGCCCTGTCGTCACGGCCCGCACCACGCCGGCCGAGCTGGAGGCCACGCTGATTGAGATGGTCAAGCCCCTGGAAGACGGGCACATTACCATAGCCCGGGGCGACAAATTTATTTATAAGGGCACTTCCCGGCGGCATTCCTACAAGCAGGAGTTCAAGGAAGTCCAGCAGGATTATTGGCAAACGGCTTACCAAAACCTGCAAGCCGCCGGCTTCGAGCCGGTGCGGGGCAGCGGGCCCACCGTGGGCAAATACCAGACGCTATACGTGGCCAAATCCAGCCAAAACCTGGGTTACCTGCGCCTGACGCGCTGCTTTGCCGAGCTGAGCGGGGTGATGGGCACTACCCGGCAGGAAAAGCAGGATCAGCAGCGCCTGCTCGGCCTCTTCGACGCGGCCCTGCGGGAACTAAGCGGCTGCCGGGTCCTGATTCTGGATCTGCGCGGCAACGGCGGCGGCCACAGCGGCAAGGAAATGGCCAGCCGCTTTGCTCTGAGTCGGCGCCTGACTCACTTCACGGCCGAACGGCAGCCCGGCGGCTATGAGCAATTTACGCCCTTGCAGCCTTACTACCTGGCGCCCAACCCCGCGCTTACCTACCAGAAGCCCTTGCTGATCCTGACCAACGACGGCACGGCCAGCTCGGCCGAGGAACTAGCCTTAGCTCTCTATCAACAACCCAACGTGACTACGATAGGCGACGCCACGGCCGGCATGTTTTCGGATATGTACCAGGCCCGCTTGTCGGGCAAAATCAGCTTTACCCTTTCTCACCAGCGCTACTTCACGCCCGATACCACCCTGCTCGAAGGCCGGGGCGTGCCGGTAAAAGAGCTGGTGCCCTACTCCCGCCCCGACCTGGCTCAGCACCACGACCCGGTTATTGCCCGAGCGCTGGCTCTGACACGCTAA
- a CDS encoding type II toxin-antitoxin system VapC family toxin: MSQYLLDTNICVYLTKNEFDLVAKLRQVGYANCFLSEITIAEMLYGVANSAPTKQTANRQSVQHLQQAFAGRILPITNCLEVYAQQKAHLKRIGRLQGEFDMLIGSTALAHGLALVTRNTRHFTELSGIQLKNWIDEPAHL, encoded by the coding sequence ATGAGCCAGTACCTGCTCGACACCAACATCTGTGTTTACCTAACCAAAAACGAATTTGACTTGGTAGCCAAGCTGCGGCAGGTGGGGTACGCCAACTGCTTTCTTTCCGAGATAACCATTGCCGAAATGCTATATGGCGTGGCCAACAGCGCCCCCACCAAGCAGACCGCCAACCGCCAGTCCGTTCAGCATCTGCAACAAGCCTTCGCTGGCCGCATTCTTCCCATCACCAACTGTCTCGAAGTCTACGCCCAGCAGAAAGCTCACCTCAAGCGCATCGGCCGCCTACAAGGCGAGTTTGATATGCTCATTGGCTCTACCGCCCTAGCCCACGGCCTCGCCCTAGTTACCCGCAACACCCGCCACTTCACGGAGCTAAGCGGTATTCAGCTGAAAAACTGGATTGATGAGCCAGCTCATTTATAA
- a CDS encoding NAD(P)-dependent oxidoreductase, translating into MQRILLYGATGRTGGLLLDYALAQGYAVTALVRNPAKLTRTSPHLTVVAGSPTDPKAVRQAMVGCQAVVSALSALSEAESFSVKKITRPTPWLR; encoded by the coding sequence ATGCAACGAATCCTGCTCTACGGAGCCACCGGCCGCACCGGCGGCCTACTTCTGGACTATGCCTTGGCCCAGGGCTACGCCGTAACGGCCCTGGTTCGCAACCCGGCCAAGCTCACGCGCACTTCGCCCCACCTGACGGTAGTAGCCGGCTCCCCCACCGACCCCAAGGCCGTGCGCCAAGCAATGGTAGGGTGCCAGGCCGTGGTAAGTGCCCTGAGCGCGTTAAGTGAGGCTGAGTCGTTTTCGGTGAAGAAGATTACCCGCCCCACACCCTGGCTACGGTGA
- a CDS encoding winged helix-turn-helix transcriptional regulator has protein sequence MDSCPGNGPKSQYQAVRDTLDVVSGRWKLVILAALFARPFRFRELSREIGITPRILTKELQELEQHQLVSRTVLDTRPVTVEYACTAHSRTLLPVVQAMSDWGYLHHEVVVGQKRPDDPARPSNLGAH, from the coding sequence ATGGATTCCTGCCCCGGCAACGGCCCCAAAAGTCAGTACCAGGCCGTCCGCGACACGCTCGACGTCGTCAGTGGCCGCTGGAAGCTCGTCATCCTGGCAGCCCTGTTCGCACGGCCCTTCCGCTTCCGCGAGTTGAGCCGCGAAATCGGCATCACGCCCCGCATCCTGACCAAGGAGCTTCAGGAGCTTGAGCAGCACCAGCTCGTCAGCCGCACTGTGCTCGATACCCGCCCCGTCACCGTCGAATACGCCTGCACGGCCCACAGCCGCACCCTGCTGCCCGTGGTACAGGCCATGAGCGACTGGGGCTACCTCCACCACGAAGTCGTGGTGGGCCAGAAGCGTCCCGACGACCCCGCCCGGCCTTCCAATCTGGGGGCCCACTAG
- a CDS encoding ImmA/IrrE family metallo-endopeptidase: protein MSPALSTPPETRMLTRKEIEARAQAVLQQANAAGTLPIDPVSLAQQHDITVHNAEFAQDNLSGMITKQSTGTIILVKGSDPASRKRFTIAHELAHHFLHLNQAAGSFVDNTINLFREQFSDHAPDADRAREIEANRFAAALLMPEPLMRREFAHNPDIDYLAWRFGVSEQAMGYRMAELGLR from the coding sequence ATGTCTCCCGCTTTGTCGACGCCGCCCGAAACCCGAATGCTCACCCGCAAAGAAATCGAAGCGCGGGCCCAGGCCGTTCTGCAGCAGGCCAACGCCGCCGGCACGTTGCCCATCGACCCGGTGAGCCTGGCCCAGCAGCACGACATTACGGTGCACAACGCCGAGTTTGCCCAGGACAACCTCTCGGGCATGATTACCAAGCAAAGCACGGGCACCATTATTCTGGTGAAAGGCTCGGACCCGGCCAGCCGTAAGCGCTTCACTATTGCCCACGAGTTGGCCCACCACTTCCTGCACCTGAACCAGGCCGCCGGCTCTTTTGTCGACAACACCATCAACCTGTTTCGGGAGCAGTTCTCAGACCACGCCCCGGACGCTGACCGGGCCCGCGAAATCGAGGCCAACCGCTTTGCCGCCGCCCTGCTCATGCCCGAGCCGCTGATGCGCCGCGAGTTTGCTCACAACCCCGACATCGACTATCTGGCCTGGCGCTTTGGGGTGTCGGAGCAGGCCATGGGCTACCGCATGGCGGAACTAGGCTTGCGCTAA